In Halocalculus aciditolerans, the following are encoded in one genomic region:
- a CDS encoding plastocyanin/azurin family copper-binding protein produces the protein MKRRQFLSTAAGTGVASTAIIGTAAAQESEGGDPRQGSGTEDDPYIVEMHTEGSEYLFDPVGLYVEPGDTVRWVNASGAHSTASYSPENPRAEVSLIPEDAEPWNSGVFQEQGATFDYTFEAEGTYDYYCEPHKTLGMVARIVCGEPGGPAEENEIPDDVGAGVLPPSDTIVEDLALSYPYFPDTGAGSLPGLAIGGISLFALANAYLLSDYDISSGRYGEDAPDDTQTGRD, from the coding sequence ATGAAACGAAGACAGTTCCTCTCCACGGCGGCCGGCACCGGCGTCGCGAGCACAGCGATCATCGGCACCGCAGCAGCCCAAGAGTCCGAGGGCGGCGACCCGCGACAGGGCAGCGGAACCGAAGACGACCCCTACATCGTCGAGATGCACACCGAAGGGAGCGAGTATCTCTTCGACCCCGTCGGCCTCTACGTCGAGCCCGGCGACACCGTCCGCTGGGTCAACGCCAGCGGCGCGCACTCGACGGCCTCATACTCACCGGAGAACCCGCGCGCCGAAGTCAGCCTCATCCCCGAGGACGCAGAACCCTGGAACAGCGGCGTCTTCCAGGAACAAGGCGCGACGTTCGACTACACCTTCGAAGCCGAAGGAACCTACGACTACTACTGCGAGCCCCACAAGACGCTCGGGATGGTCGCCCGCATCGTCTGCGGCGAACCCGGCGGCCCCGCCGAAGAAAACGAGATTCCCGACGACGTCGGTGCCGGCGTCCTCCCGCCCTCCGACACCATCGTCGAAGATCTCGCGCTCTCCTACCCGTACTTCCCCGACACGGGCGCCGGGAGCCTCCCCGGACTCGCCATCGGCGGCATCAGTCTGTTCGCACTCGCGAACGCCTACCTCCTCTCCGACTACGACATCTCCTCCGGCCGCTACGGAGAGGACGCCCCCGACGACACCCAGACCGGGCGCGACTAA